The Streptomyces cyaneogriseus subsp. noncyanogenus region CAGCTCCTGCACACCCGCCGCGAGCCGCTCCGGCGTGCCCAGCCGGCCGAGCGCGTCCGTCCGGTGCGCGTCCTCGCCGGCGTCGGTGTGCACCAGCTCCACCCGGACGTCGCTGCCCAGTAGCTGCTCGATGCGGGGATAGTCGTCCTCGGCGGAGTGGCTCGGGCAGAGGAATCCCAGTGCTGTCATGTCCACCCTTCCTGCTGCTCTTCCTCGTCCGGCACGTCCGGTACGTCCGGCGGTGCGGGGCCGCGGCGCGCCGTCCTCGCGAGCGGCGCCCGGCACGGCCCCACCGCACGGGTACCCCGTCCGCGGCGGACCGCCCCCACCGTCACTTGGTTGGCCGAGATCACCGCCGGGCGCGGCCCGGGCGGACCAACTGGCCGTGCGGTCAGGGGAGTTCCCCGCGCACGGAGCGGTGGGGCGTCCCGCAGCCGACCGCGGTCGGCAGGCAGGGCGGGTACGGCCGGACACCGGTGGGTGCCGGCGGGCCGGGGCGCGGACGGTGCGCCCGCCGCGGCGGCCGGCGCCGGACGGCGGCTCGTGGCGGCGGCCCGGACCGGGCGGCGAACGCGGCTGAAAAAAATCTGCATGACTCGCATGGCTTCGGGTAGCCGCGCGCCCATGGCTGCACCACACAGAACGTCACCGGCCGTCCGAGGCGGTCCCCGGTCCGGGCCCACCCGCCGGTCGCTGCTCGCGGGGGTCGCGGCGCTCGGCGCGCTGGGGGCCGCGGGCTGCTCCCGGGTGCCCACGGCTTCGGGCGCGGACGGCGGTGACCTACTGGACCGGCTGCGGGCCCAGGGCGTCGTCCGGCTCGGGATCGCCGGGGAGATCCCCTTCGGGTACATCGACAGGGACGGCCGGCTGACCGGTGAGGCGCCGGAGCTGGCGCGGGTGATCTTCAAGCGGCTCGGGGTGGACCGGGTCCAGCCGGTGCCGACCGAGTTCGGCTCCCTCATCCCGGGGCTGAACTCGCAGCAGTTCGACGTGGTCGCCGCGGGGATGTACATCAACCCCGAACGCTGTGAGCAGGTCGTCTTCTCCGACCCGGACTACCAGATGCTCGACTCCTTCATCGTGCGCAAGG contains the following coding sequences:
- the ehuB gene encoding ectoine/hydroxyectoine ABC transporter substrate-binding protein EhuB, with protein sequence MAAPHRTSPAVRGGPRSGPTRRSLLAGVAALGALGAAGCSRVPTASGADGGDLLDRLRAQGVVRLGIAGEIPFGYIDRDGRLTGEAPELARVIFKRLGVDRVQPVPTEFGSLIPGLNSQQFDVVAAGMYINPERCEQVVFSDPDYQMLDSFIVRKGNPLGLRDYRDVVEKKAKFATGTGYAQIRYAVEAGYEEGDILIVPDQVAGLNAVEAGRVDVFAGTALTTREVVRKSAKAEVTEPFTPLVDGEPQVDGGGFAFRRTETALRDAFNAELHELKRSGELLRILRPFGFTEAEMTDLTAKELCGG